In one window of Deinococcus sonorensis KR-87 DNA:
- a CDS encoding N-acyl-D-amino-acid deacylase family protein, whose amino-acid sequence MSRTWITGGTVIDGTGAPGRRADLLIDGERIAEVRAPGSPAPEGARVVDASGLTVAPGFIDVMSHSVSTLLRDGLSVGKVTQGVTTEIMGEGWTPAPAVPGEPHGFPIHGLPGEDERWAERSRAWTRFGDWMSAQQEVGAAVNFGSFLGGATVRMAVKGHAQGESSPEELAEMRRLTREAMEDGAFGLATALIYPPGSYASTDELVEICEEVARAQGIYITHMRSEGAAILDGYAEAQEIATRSGARLHIYHLKAAGAPAWPQMATLIERVNAGRAAGQDIHADMYLYTAGGTGLSSITPPWASEDDRLQERLRDPEARAEIRAAMLDPDGSWEPLGHLAGPQGVFPVGLSAPDHRAYLGRSLAEIAELRGQDWIDAGLDLIMNEPGRIGSLYHLMTEENIEAQLREPWVMLGSDAAGDDPARQGEVGVGGHPRAYGNFTRLLGHYVRERGVMSLEEAVRRMTSLPAEHLRLQDRGELREGAYADVVIFDPATVRDVATYPDPNRLSVGVRDVWVNGQQTLQGGQPTGALPGRRLYGPGAAPGRPG is encoded by the coding sequence GTGAGCCGCACCTGGATCACGGGCGGCACCGTGATCGACGGCACCGGCGCGCCGGGCCGCCGGGCGGACCTGCTGATCGACGGTGAGCGCATCGCCGAGGTCCGCGCGCCCGGCAGTCCGGCCCCGGAGGGAGCGCGGGTGGTGGACGCCTCGGGCCTGACGGTGGCGCCCGGCTTCATCGACGTGATGAGCCACTCGGTGTCGACGCTGCTGCGCGACGGCCTAAGCGTCGGCAAGGTCACGCAGGGCGTGACCACCGAGATCATGGGCGAAGGATGGACCCCCGCCCCGGCGGTGCCGGGAGAGCCGCACGGCTTTCCCATCCATGGCCTGCCGGGCGAGGACGAGCGCTGGGCCGAGCGTTCCCGAGCGTGGACCCGCTTCGGCGACTGGATGAGCGCGCAGCAGGAGGTGGGCGCCGCCGTGAACTTCGGCTCGTTCCTCGGCGGCGCCACCGTCCGGATGGCGGTCAAAGGCCACGCCCAGGGCGAGAGCAGCCCGGAGGAACTCGCCGAGATGCGGCGCCTGACCCGCGAGGCGATGGAGGACGGCGCGTTCGGCCTCGCCACCGCGCTGATCTACCCGCCCGGCAGCTACGCCAGCACCGACGAACTGGTGGAGATCTGCGAGGAGGTCGCCCGGGCCCAGGGCATCTACATCACCCACATGCGCTCGGAGGGCGCGGCGATCCTGGACGGCTACGCCGAGGCGCAGGAGATTGCCACGCGCAGCGGCGCGCGCCTGCACATCTATCACCTCAAGGCGGCGGGCGCGCCGGCGTGGCCGCAGATGGCCACGCTGATCGAGCGCGTCAACGCGGGCCGCGCCGCGGGCCAGGACATTCATGCCGACATGTACCTCTACACGGCGGGCGGCACCGGCCTGTCGTCCATCACGCCGCCATGGGCCAGCGAGGACGACCGGCTCCAAGAGCGCCTGCGCGACCCCGAGGCGCGCGCGGAGATCCGCGCCGCGATGCTGGACCCGGACGGCAGCTGGGAACCGCTGGGCCACCTGGCGGGGCCGCAGGGCGTCTTCCCGGTGGGGTTGAGCGCGCCGGACCACCGCGCCTACCTGGGCCGCTCGCTGGCGGAGATCGCCGAGCTGCGCGGCCAGGACTGGATCGACGCGGGCCTGGACCTGATCATGAACGAGCCGGGGCGCATCGGCAGCCTCTATCACCTGATGACCGAGGAGAACATCGAAGCGCAGCTGCGGGAGCCATGGGTGATGCTCGGCTCCGACGCGGCCGGCGACGATCCCGCGCGGCAAGGGGAGGTGGGCGTGGGCGGTCACCCGCGCGCCTACGGGAACTTCACCCGCCTGCTGGGGCATTACGTGCGCGAGCGCGGCGTGATGAGCCTGGAGGAAGCGGTGCGCCGCATGACAAGCCTGCCGGCCGAACACCTGCGCCTGCAGGACCGCGGCGAACTGCGCGAAGGCGCGTACGCGGACGTGGTGATCTTCGACCCGGCCACCGTCCGCGACGTGGCCACCTACCCTGACCCGAACCGGCTGTCGGTGGGCGTGCGCGACGTGTGGGTCAACGGGCAGCAGACGCTGCAGGGCGGCCAGCCCACCGGCGCCCTGCCGGGACGCCGCCTGTATGGGCCGGGCGCCGCCCCGGGCAGGCCCGGATGA
- a CDS encoding serine hydrolase domain-containing protein codes for MTTTTRRTSSELVAAFEQEAQRLMDEHRVPGVTLGLLTPDGDHFVNLGVTSLENPLPVTSDTIFQIGSTTKTLTSLTIAALEAQGKLKRDDTVRTYLPDFKLKDGSVAEQLTILDTLTHQGGFQGDLFEDTGDGDDALARVLDILAEAPQVVPLRGHWSYNNAGFYVAGRVIEVVTGLTWEAAVTELVLKPLGMDHTLFFPNEIMTHRFAAGHNKIDEAFVVQRPWQMMRSAGPAGATCSSTVTDMAKYAHFIMDGTLAAQDSSGEGEAAEPAPLAAVDRPRLWAPVRPIGIAINGFPGERGHIGQSWFIDQYDDAMVLSHGGTTLGQQSDFWVSPDRKVGFIAMTNGSNGHAYNRKLSEWVKREVLGVTPPETGTHQPSEDELNTLAGSYLVVGQPMKINVEVRDGVLTLLIPDTASGGVKDAALRFIAPDQAIIDGGDMDGYAIDFLRDAQGQVEFLKVVVRLYPREHADAGTDTPTLPALEEV; via the coding sequence ATGACCACGACCACCCGCAGGACCAGCAGTGAACTCGTTGCCGCCTTCGAGCAGGAGGCCCAGCGCCTGATGGACGAGCACCGCGTGCCCGGCGTGACGCTGGGGCTGCTGACGCCGGACGGCGACCACTTCGTGAACCTGGGCGTCACCAGCCTCGAGAACCCGCTGCCCGTCACGTCCGACACGATCTTCCAGATCGGCAGCACCACCAAGACCCTGACCTCGCTCACCATCGCGGCGCTGGAAGCGCAGGGGAAGCTGAAGCGGGACGACACGGTGCGCACGTACCTGCCGGACTTCAAGCTGAAGGACGGTTCGGTGGCCGAGCAGCTGACCATCCTCGACACCCTCACCCACCAGGGCGGTTTTCAGGGGGACCTGTTCGAGGACACCGGCGACGGCGACGACGCCCTTGCGCGGGTGCTGGACATTCTGGCCGAAGCGCCGCAGGTGGTGCCGCTGCGCGGCCACTGGAGTTACAACAACGCCGGCTTCTACGTGGCCGGGCGGGTGATCGAGGTCGTCACCGGCCTGACCTGGGAAGCGGCCGTGACCGAGCTGGTCCTCAAGCCGCTGGGCATGGACCACACGCTGTTCTTCCCGAACGAGATCATGACCCACCGCTTCGCCGCCGGGCACAACAAGATCGACGAGGCGTTCGTCGTGCAGCGGCCGTGGCAGATGATGCGCTCGGCCGGCCCGGCGGGCGCCACCTGCTCCTCCACCGTGACCGACATGGCGAAGTACGCGCACTTCATCATGGACGGCACGTTGGCAGCGCAGGACAGCAGCGGCGAAGGTGAAGCCGCCGAACCCGCGCCGCTGGCCGCCGTGGACCGTCCCCGGCTGTGGGCGCCGGTGCGGCCGATCGGCATCGCGATCAACGGCTTTCCCGGCGAGCGCGGTCACATCGGGCAGAGCTGGTTCATCGACCAGTACGACGACGCGATGGTGCTCAGCCACGGCGGCACCACCCTCGGTCAGCAGTCGGATTTCTGGGTGTCGCCGGACCGCAAGGTGGGCTTCATCGCCATGACCAACGGCAGCAACGGCCACGCCTACAACCGCAAGCTGAGCGAGTGGGTCAAGCGCGAGGTGCTGGGCGTCACGCCGCCCGAGACCGGCACGCACCAGCCCAGCGAGGACGAGCTCAACACGCTGGCCGGCAGCTACCTGGTGGTGGGGCAGCCGATGAAGATCAACGTGGAGGTGCGGGACGGCGTGCTGACGCTGCTGATCCCCGACACCGCATCCGGCGGCGTGAAGGACGCGGCGCTGCGCTTCATCGCCCCGGACCAGGCGATCATCGACGGGGGCGACATGGACGGGTACGCCATCGACTTCCTGCGCGACGCGCAGGGGCAGGTGGAGTTCTTGAAGGTGGTGGTGCGGCTGTACCCGCGCGAGCACGCGGACGCGGGCACGGACACCCCGACCCTCCCGGCGCTGGAAGAGGTGTGA
- a CDS encoding ABC transporter substrate-binding protein, with translation MNRTLIAVTLALGVSPALATPADTLVYQIASAIASVEPTQAVATYDVLPVVQIYEGLYLNNFGKYEPLLATAYTQSKDGKTTTFTLRKGVKFHDGSPMTCADVEYSMRRTLVVGNETSQAAQIRANLLSISGFTPEVKKSYTFAKLASMVKCNAAGQLVLTLDRNVPSLLDSITQVYIVPMKTLVAGGDWSGTAKDFDASLGKDVSNSVLAQKPVGTGAYAFVARDPSRFVLKGFDAYWGGAPKLKNVILQKVDSDTARVLALQKGDADIAIVPDRDTLAKLKGVAGVKVYESLPTQDLTSVILFNQNIKDDKLLPAGQLAQSNIPVNFFSDVHVRRAFAALFDTKTFTRDGLQGFGLERHTTLPTNNWAEVTTLHPPTFNLKTAETEFKLAFGGKLWTTGFTVPLETYPGQGIADVVAGIFKQNIEAINPKFHAKVNTLELSAANAQLLGGKSPVSALTWGGADPDTNLRGLYSAGGILGPATGINDPKLEKMLDQARDAVGQAARKPLYKALLTYLNTQTYGFPLPQPLRFAATSASLKGYEAFNKTNLLKVLSK, from the coding sequence ATGAACCGTACGTTGATTGCCGTGACGCTCGCCCTGGGCGTGTCCCCCGCCCTCGCCACTCCCGCCGACACGCTGGTGTACCAGATCGCTTCCGCCATCGCCAGCGTGGAACCCACGCAGGCCGTCGCGACCTACGACGTGCTGCCGGTGGTGCAGATCTACGAGGGCCTGTACCTCAACAACTTCGGCAAATACGAACCGCTGCTCGCCACCGCCTACACCCAGAGCAAGGATGGCAAGACCACCACCTTCACCCTCCGCAAGGGCGTGAAATTCCACGACGGCTCCCCCATGACCTGCGCCGACGTCGAGTACTCGATGCGCCGCACGCTGGTGGTCGGCAACGAGACCTCGCAGGCCGCGCAGATCCGCGCCAACCTGCTGAGCATCTCCGGCTTCACGCCGGAGGTGAAGAAGTCCTACACCTTCGCGAAGCTCGCGAGCATGGTGAAGTGCAACGCGGCGGGGCAGCTGGTGCTGACGCTGGACCGCAACGTGCCGAGCCTGCTGGATTCCATCACTCAGGTGTACATCGTGCCGATGAAGACGCTGGTGGCGGGCGGCGACTGGAGCGGCACCGCAAAAGACTTCGACGCCTCGCTCGGCAAGGACGTGTCCAACTCGGTGCTGGCGCAGAAGCCCGTCGGGACCGGCGCGTACGCGTTCGTGGCGCGCGATCCCAGCCGCTTCGTCCTGAAAGGCTTCGACGCATACTGGGGCGGCGCGCCGAAACTGAAGAACGTGATCCTGCAGAAGGTCGACAGCGACACCGCCCGCGTGCTGGCGCTCCAGAAGGGGGACGCGGACATCGCCATCGTCCCGGACCGCGACACGCTCGCGAAGCTCAAGGGCGTGGCGGGCGTGAAGGTCTACGAGTCGCTGCCCACCCAGGACCTGACCAGCGTGATCCTGTTCAACCAGAACATCAAGGACGACAAGCTGCTGCCCGCCGGCCAGCTGGCCCAGAGCAACATCCCGGTCAATTTCTTCAGTGACGTGCACGTCCGCCGGGCGTTCGCGGCGCTGTTCGACACCAAGACCTTCACGAGAGACGGCCTGCAGGGCTTCGGCCTGGAGCGCCACACCACGCTGCCCACCAACAACTGGGCGGAAGTCACGACGCTCCACCCGCCAACCTTCAACCTCAAGACCGCCGAGACCGAGTTCAAGCTGGCCTTCGGGGGCAAGTTGTGGACCACCGGCTTCACCGTGCCGCTGGAGACCTACCCCGGGCAGGGCATCGCGGACGTGGTGGCGGGCATCTTCAAGCAGAACATCGAGGCAATCAACCCGAAGTTCCACGCCAAGGTCAACACCCTGGAACTCAGCGCCGCGAACGCGCAGCTGCTGGGCGGCAAGTCGCCCGTCAGCGCGCTCACCTGGGGCGGCGCCGATCCCGACACCAACCTGCGCGGCCTGTACAGCGCCGGCGGCATCCTCGGCCCGGCCACCGGCATCAACGACCCCAAGCTGGAGAAGATGCTGGATCAGGCGCGCGACGCCGTCGGGCAGGCCGCCCGCAAGCCGCTGTACAAAGCCCTGCTGACGTACCTCAACACCCAGACGTACGGCTTCCCGCTGCCGCAGCCGCTGCGCTTCGCGGCCACCAGCGCGTCCCTCAAGGGCTACGAAGCCTTCAACAAAACCAACCTGCTGAAGGTGCTCAGCAAGTAA
- a CDS encoding MurR/RpiR family transcriptional regulator, whose translation MAATDLLRSGLERFGRRDQQIARYFIDHAEEIPFLSAGEIAETLGVSGAAITRFAQRVGYEGYPHLQRVIRHDLRATLGMKQPGGRDSVVARFWASERGNLETLQDLPEATLLAFARAIARAKQVWVVGARSSYGISLLAETILSSFRPGVRAYASDLLLSRPEQLLDATPDDVVIVFTLRRYSRATTRMIRALHAQGVQVLLITDQGASPLSKIAHQSLHLPTQGTDVLASLAPFVSVCTLLASLVAQELEGGHLKQAETLNAEFAVYEY comes from the coding sequence ATGGCAGCGACGGACCTTCTGCGTTCTGGCCTGGAGCGGTTCGGGCGGCGTGACCAGCAGATCGCCCGCTACTTTATCGACCACGCGGAGGAAATTCCCTTTCTCAGCGCCGGGGAGATCGCGGAAACGCTCGGCGTGAGCGGCGCGGCCATCACCCGCTTCGCCCAGCGGGTCGGCTACGAAGGTTACCCGCACCTCCAGCGGGTGATTCGCCATGACCTGCGCGCCACGCTCGGCATGAAGCAGCCGGGCGGACGGGACAGCGTGGTCGCGCGCTTCTGGGCGAGTGAGCGCGGGAACCTCGAGACCCTGCAGGACCTGCCGGAAGCCACCCTGCTGGCGTTTGCCCGGGCCATCGCCCGGGCGAAGCAGGTGTGGGTGGTGGGCGCGCGGTCCTCGTACGGCATCTCACTGCTCGCCGAAACGATCCTGTCGTCGTTCCGCCCCGGCGTGCGGGCGTACGCTTCGGACCTGCTGCTCAGCCGTCCCGAGCAGCTGCTGGACGCCACCCCGGACGACGTGGTGATCGTCTTCACCCTGCGGCGCTACAGCCGCGCCACCACCCGGATGATCCGCGCCCTCCACGCGCAGGGCGTCCAGGTGCTGCTGATCACCGACCAGGGCGCGTCCCCGCTAAGCAAGATCGCCCACCAGAGCCTGCACCTGCCGACCCAGGGCACGGACGTCCTGGCGTCTCTGGCCCCCTTCGTCAGCGTCTGCACGCTCCTCGCGTCACTGGTGGCGCAGGAACTGGAAGGCGGGCACCTCAAGCAGGCCGAGACACTGAACGCCGAGTTCGCCGTGTACGAATACTGA